A single region of the Mercenaria mercenaria strain notata chromosome 6, MADL_Memer_1, whole genome shotgun sequence genome encodes:
- the LOC123548990 gene encoding probable malonyl-CoA-acyl carrier protein transacylase, mitochondrial, producing MTYTVIYAKAVNGFKAIVYTRGNCYPSCLPLRYSMDAPSTTNFSNRGHTTSDIELEQAIQNSIVDKNIEIDFPSDIEKRKYLRNQEKHAYRPTDIDPEQTSILLFPGQGSQFVGMGKKLLAYPGVENLYNKASEILGYDLLSVCIGGPSELLNKTIYCQPAVVVTSLAAVERLKEEYPKAMERCVAVAGFSVGELTALIASEMISFEDGIQMIKLRAKAMQYASETVSSGMLTVFCDHQTKLRSAMVAAREYCRARMDIEEPVCKVANYLCTDVKVVAGHEEALDFLQQYGKEWGICRTKRLPVSGAFHTNLMYGGRPFWKYWDAWDKVTLKEPKYRIHSNLDGKQYRYEEGQDSLKYILRKQMMRPVAWEQLMHILYTRKQGSNFPKTFEVGPGRQLGYLLQKTNSKAFENYKNIEC from the exons ATGACATATACTGTTATATATGCAAAGGCAGTGAACGGCTTCAAAGCAATCGTTTATACCCGAGGCAACTGTTATCCCAGCTGTCTTCCGTTGCGTTACTCTATGGATGCACCATCTACAACTAattttagt AACAGAGGCCATACAACTTCCGATATTGAACTTGAACAGGCTATACAAAACTCCAttgttgataaaaatatagaaatagacTTCCCATCAGATATTGAGAAAAGGAAATATCTTCGTAATCAAGAGAAACATGCATATAGACCTACTGATATTGATCCTGAACAGACGTCAATATTGTTATTCCCTGGCCAAGGCAGCCAGTTTGTTGGCATGGGCAAGAAACTTTTGGCCTATCCAGGTGTTGAGAATTTATACAACAAAGCCAGTGAGATACTGGGATACGACTTGCTAAGTGTTTGCATAGGTGGACCTAGTGAgttgttaaataaaacaatatattgtcAACCGGCAGTTGTTGTTACATCGCTTGCAGCTGTTGAAAGATTAAAAGAAGAATATCCTAAG GCAATGGAAAGATGTGTTGCAGTAGCAGGTTTCAGTGTTGGAGAATTAACTGCCCTTATAGCAAGTGAAATGATTAGTTTTGAAGATG GTattcaaatgataaaattgaGGGCTAAAGCAATGCAGTATGCATCAGAGACAGTCTCAAGTGGTATGTTGACTGTGTTCTGTGATCATCAAACTAAACTTCGTTCAGCGATGGTGGCAGCCAGGGAGTACTGTAGAGCACGTATGGATATAGAGGAACCTGTGTGTAAGGTTGCAAACTACCTGTGTACTGATGTCAAAGTGGTCGCTGGTCATGAAGAG GCATTGGATTTTCTGCAGCAGTATGGAAAAGAATGGGGCATTTGCAGGACTAAGAGGTTACCAGTCTCCGGAGCATTCCACACCAATCTGATGTATGGTGGCCGACCGTTCTGGAAATACTGGGATGCCTGGGATAAAGTTACACTGAAAGAACCAAAATACAGAATCCACTCAAACCTGGATGGCAAGCAATACCG GTATGAAGAAGGTCAAGATTCACTAAAATACATATTAAGGAAGCAGATGATGAGACCTGTTGCTTGGGAACAGTTAATGCATATACTGTATACTCGGAAACAGGGATCAAATTTTCCAAAGACATTTGAAGTCGGGCCAGGTAGACAGCTTGGGTACTTACTGCAAAAAACTAATTCAAAGgcttttgaaaattataaaaatatagaatGTTGA